The DNA window CCCAGCAGCTTGGATGGACCCTTCCTGCCCAGCAATGCAGGCACCCGGAGCTCCCCCAAGATGGAGCTCAAACTCAGCCAAGAGCCACCTCTCCTGAAAGGCCAGCTCTTGTCTCTCCATCCCCCAGTTGCTCTGCAGCACTGTTCTGGACACATTTGGTTTTCTCTAGGCCCAGGCATCGTCTGCAAGGCACGAGGTTGGCACCCAATCAACACTCCTCGATTGAATGAAGGGCACCAAATGGAGGCAAGGAAAATCCAGGTCCTGCTGAGACCCAGAGACTGTGCTTACAGCAGTACAGGACCCAATCCCAGGTCTCTCTTCCACCCAGGGACTCACTAGACCCGCAGGGTCATCAGGACCTATTTCCTCTGTTCAGAGCAACACTTCTCTGCCTCTCAACTGTGCCCATTGCTTCCCCAGTGCAGGACACTCTGTGTGCTTATGAGGGAGCACTGGTCACCACATTCTGGCTGGGACTGTGGGGATGGTCTTCTCAATCTCAACAATTGTGCCGTTTCTTTAATTATCAGGCCAATGACTGGGTTCTCCTAATTAAAGAAGATAGTGCAGTCAGCTTGCAATTTTGAACTCATGAAAAGAAAGCTCTCCACTGGGCCTAGAAGCAGTGCATCAGCTGGTTTATTCTCCTAATGGAATTTTACCCTCTGCCCCCACTTGTAATTGAGACCGCTCTTAATTAAAGGCAGGCTGGTTGGGCAGTAATGGAAACATCGCTGCTCACCTGGAACACTCTTGCTGGAGGCTCCTCTGTGCATGGTGtgtctaggccccacctccttggtacctaagaatacagagaaaaacTGATTTAAACCTCATGAGGTCAATTGGACTCACAGAGTTTAGGGAAGTAAGCCATGTGTGGGGGCCACCCAGAGGGCTTGAGGCATGAATCCAGGGTGTTATAATGTCGAGCTTTCTGCCTTTAATAATTAATGGACTGAATCATGCCAGTAAGCAACACAATTTTCTAAAAATGTTTTCAGGAGAAAACTTTCCTCTGCAATGCACATCTAGTATGTGACAGAGCCCACGGGAGCTTTGAGCTTTAGACGGAATGGTTACCCCATACACAGCCGTAAGGGAAAGGGTAGCCTATTTTATTTTAGCATTAGCATCACATGAAGAGGACCCTCGTACTAATGTGCATGGCAGTCTCTTTTGCTCTTCCCAACCCTGTGTGAAAGATATAATGAGCATCAGATTTCAGAGATGAGGGAACAGATGCTCCATGGTGTTAACTTGCCGAAGGTCTCACAACCAGTGAAAGCCAAGGAGAACATCCAAATCCGGAGCACCTGCACCCTGTGTCCAGTGAACTTCACCAAATCCCCAGAGGGTCCATAAATCGGAATCCCATTGCTATTGGTGTGTTTCAGGAGGGATCTGCTTAATGCATTTAGGGGTGAAGTAATTGCACCAATTTGGGGTGTATGTAAGTTCCTAAgatattgtttaaaatatttacaaCCAATTGGGGAAGATGGTGAGGCAGACCTAGGCAGCCACCCTTGGTCCAtccacatcccagagatgaagcaGCAAAAACACAGCTGACCAGAGAGCCTCTGCCTGATTCAGGCAACAACAGGTCAACAACGAACACCCTCTCTCTGTTATTGTGATGGGTAAAGCCTGGTGAACTGCAGCAGCCAGGTTGGAGCCCCTGTGCCACAGACATCCCACAGAGAGCCTGCACCCACAGGATCCACAGTTGCAGAGAGCCACCAAGTGCTTAGATAACATTTTGTGGACAAGTGGCAGCAAGGTGACTCACAGCTCAGTGACTCACAGCTGCCAGTAGTAGAAGCTCAGATGCAGGCTGCAGCACCTCAGGGAGGATCCACAGCTGGCTGTCCCAGGGTTGCCAGTTCACTCAATTCTCATTGAAATGCACAGGTCCACAGAAGGCATTTCCTGAGGGTAAACCCATGCAGCCCATGTGGGGAACCTCAGGCACCCAACACTATACCTCATAAAGGGGCTTACAGGGGAGCACATGTTGGTGCAGTAGAATCACTTTACAGCAAATGCATTCATGGACTGAAGGTAAAAGTACCATACAAATAGGGACCAAAAGCAAGCAGGGATAGCTACTTTCACATCTGACCACTAAGAATTTATACAGAAATTATTCAGAATAGGAAAAGAATTTCACTTCGTGCTGGTTAAATGAATCATCCAAAAATAAGATGTGATCATTGAAAATATTTATGCCCTAAACACAAGTACATCTACATACATAAAACACACCCTACTCAACATAAAGAACAAATAGACTACAAAACAATAATAcagggtgatttcaacacacttATCTCACCACTGTATAAATCAAACTATGTAAACTCTCTTCAGAACTAAAAAGTTCTCTTAATCTAATGGACCTAACAGATGTCTGTAGAAGATTCCATCCATAAACAACTGAATCTTTCCTCTCAATATCATATGGAACTGTTTCTtatatagaccatattttagacacaaagcaagtcttatcagatacaaaaaataaataatttcttgCATCCTAGAATGGAATGGAGTTAGAAATCAATGACAAGACAAAACACAGAAAGCATTTTAACCCCTGGAGATGAAATAATACACTTTTAAATGAGGAATTGATAATAGAAGAAATCAGGGTAAAGTAAAAATTCTtggaaaaatgaaaacagaaatacaacttatcaaatctctgggacagtatataaggcagttctaagaggaaagttgatAGCAGTTTGAAATCCAGAGGCTCACTAAgagttattttgaaaatttatactccaataagctGAAAAATCTACAAGATGTTGAAAATCTGTAGAACATATGACCCGACCAAATTGACCATGAGGATATAgcaaacctaaacagaccaatatcaagcaatTAATTTGAAGCAGCAGTTAAAAGCCTTTCAACAAAGAAATGTCCAGGGCCAGTTGGATTCTCAGCCAAGATCTAAGagactgtttatttatttatttagtgggaAGGTACTGAGGGTTGAAGTCAGGGGGTTTACCACAaaactacatccccagatcttttttaatttttcttttctttttttttttttttgttttgggtcaGAGTCTTgttaggttgcttagggcctcactgagttgttgaACCTGGcctcaatttgtgatcctcctgcctcagccttccaaactgctgggattacaggcattttccaccacacctggctcttataccagaaccttaaagaagaactggtgtcaatcctcctcaaattattccatgaaatagggaGGGAACGTTCCCAAATTCACTCTGTGAAGCCAGAGTCACCCAGATACTTCAAATCAGGCAAAAGTTCacatcaagaaaaaagaaaaaaaaaagaacactatagaccaatatctgtattgaatatagatgcaaaaacccTTAATAGAATATTGGAAATCTGTGTTCAAAAGTACAATAAGAAGATAGCAcaacatgatcaagtgggattcatttcaggtatggaaGATTGGTTCAACAGACACAAATCAATACACgtcattcaccacataaatagaattaaggacaagaatcatatgatcatctcaataggtgcaggaaaaaagcctttgacaaaatCCAGCACCTATCCATACAGTGTTAAAAACACTGAGAAACTAGGAGTATGAGGAAATTATCTCAACACTGAAAGGGCTATAGACACAACAAACCCCAAACCAACATCATGCTGGATGGAGAGAACTGAAAACATTTACTCTAAAATAAGGAACAGGCTTTTATGATTACATCAACATGAGCCCCAATATTACGTAcagctataatgcactaatagaaAAACAGTAAAATTGTTTACAACCTCAGTTCCTCTTTTGCATGAGGTTTGTGATTTACATTTACATTTCTATCAGTCTGGATTGATTTGGTCTAAAACTGACAGTGCTCTTCGACCATGAGCAGAGACGACACAGTAATTCTATCAGATTCTTGAGTGTTCCATGAAAGTATTTTAATCCAAACTCAGCAGTTGCCTCACCCTTTGATGCCACAAGCTCTTCACCCTGTCCTGTGGAGTGTTACCTGAAAACAGCGTCCAAAGACAATAAACCCAGGTGCTGATGACTTAGATAAGAACGAGAACCCTCAGACAAGAAAGTCCCAGGACCTACCCATGCTGGACGTCATTACAAATATGTGCAGTGTCTACTTTGAAGAAAGGAGAGTTAAGACTATAAATAACCAACAGGCACAACAATGTGTGATTTCTGCACTTGAGGTGTTGGAAGTGCATTTAAATACATTTGGTTCCTGACTTTTTCCTCCAAAGGCTGAACTTGCTGTCCTTGCTGTGAAAACTCCCCAGGGACTTAAGCCATGCTGGTGAACCCAGGAGCAGGGCATCTTCTCAAGCACTGTCTCAACAGAGGCTCTGGCAGCAGTGCCCCAGCTTCCAGGAGAAACCACCCTGGGACATGCGTTCTGCTCCCCAGGAGCTGACAGTTCCCATGAGGTGTCTCAGGAGCTGGCCTGGCCTTGGCTCTGATGTGGTTCTGCTGTGGACCCAGGGTGCTGCTGGGGGCTCCTTGGTCCTCGGCCTCCTGCTTTAACAAGACACAAGGCCTGGCCACACTTTCCACCTacttttccctcccctccttcctgtCACTCAGGGGCTACCTGGTCAGGGAGCACTAAGGACCCAGTACTCTGATGGGCTCTGTCTTCCAGGAGCTGAGCAGAAACAGAGTGCCACCACCATGATGGCATTTGCAGTCCAGTGGCAGAAATGGGCACAGAGCAAGGAGTCAGCAGATGGGTGAACTTACCACCTAAGGGACAGAGGACCCCTATGGGTAATGTCTCATCCAGGAGGGGAGAAGACCAAAGTCTTCTTGGAGGAGCTGAACCTGAGCTGAGCTCTGGGAGGAGACAGCAGCCAGGTGTGAGGAGGAAAAGGACATGACAAGGGACAGCAGGTTCCAAGGCCCTGTGAGGAGGCAGAGTTATGTCTGAGGCCCTGGCTGAGGCCCCTTCCAAGGCACTGAATCCAATTCTTTTCctgccctccttccctccctccttccttctttcctccctccctccttccttccttcctccctccctccctccttccttcctccctctctccctccctccctctttccttcctccctccctcccttccttccctccttccttcctcccttcctcccttccttccttcccttcttccttccttccttccttattcccttcctctcttccttccctctttcctccctccctccattcctccctccctcccttcctccctccctcccttctttccttccttccctcctttgtTCTTCCCCAGCTTGTTTCCTCTGAGGGGAGAGGCCATTAGAGACTGTCTGGGTGACTCATTCCCTTTTTTCCTTCACCTTCTGACACAATAACACCCAGGTGAAGACTGTCCACTGCAGTATGTCCAAACACCttaatgcacacacatgcacatgtgtgtgtgtggggggtgagtGAGTGATATTAATCTTTTATTTTGCTTAAGTAGAATAGTCTGCAATGCTTGAAAGATAGTCCTCTGTTGTGCCCAGCATCTCCTGTGGCAGACATAGGGCTCACGTCCACCACAAACAACCCAATGCTGGCAACTGGTGTCCAAGCTCAAGGGATGCTCAGTGGGCCTCATGATCTTGGCACCATCCTCTCTGTGGAGCTAGGACTCCCTCATGGCACGGTGGCTTCTGAGTGAAGGCATACCTGGAGATCCAGGGGGAAGCCTTCATGATGTGGCCATAGAAGCCTTCATGATGTGGCCATAGAAGTCACAGACCATGATTCAGCCAGAACATGGGCCCCCCAGTTCAAGGGAGTGGAAGACAGAGTCCTCAGACAGAGGAGCGTTCAAACCAAATTGTGAGAATATGCCAGGTGGAAGAAGTGATAGGGACAACTTTGgaaaatataccattctaaaggTAATAAGAAGCTCATCCTTTGAAGTCAACCACCTAACTCAGAAACTCAGAGTCTTTAGAAGCAGGAAAACTGTTTCATAGGCCCATTCTAGACTTAATTTTGGAGAACCGTGTGGAGCTTCCCAAAAAAGCTAGAAATATCACCACTTTATGGCCAGCCGTTCCACCACGGGGTGTGTTGGAAGGGAAATGACATGTCAGAGAGACACCTGCAGGCCCAGGTTTACAGAAGTATCCTTCACAATTGCCAAGACATGaaatcaacctaggtgtcctcCGATGGATGAATGGAGCAAGAACATCCTGTGTATATGCAGAGTGGGATGTCATTTGgtcattaaaaaagaatgaaatcttaTCATTTGTGCCAACATGGATGAGCTTGGGagatattattttaaatgaaataagccaagcatGGAGGACAAGGCCAGATGTTCCCACTTATATATGAAAGCTAAGAAAGTCAACCTCATGGAAGTGAGTGGTTTCCAGGGACTGGGAAGGGAGTGAataagcaagagagagagagagagagagagagagagagagagagagagagagagagggagagaaagagagagagagagagagagagagagagagagagagagagagagatagatagatattaaCGGGCACAGGAGTGCAGCTGGGTGGGGGAAAGCATCTGAGGTCCATAGCACAGTAGAGCAATCATGAGTaattgtagagatggacaagggaagagagagaatggccgctgccgccgccgccgctcagTGCCAGAGCCCTCGGTACGCGGCGGAGAGGAGAGGATTCCGGCGGGAACTCGACTCTTGGCGCCACCGCCTCATGCACTGTGTTTTGAGAGTATTTTAGAAGGGCTTTATGGAACACGGCTACGAAGAGACCTCAGTTTATTTGAAGACTGTGAACCAGAAGAGCTGACTGACTGGTCTATGGATGAAAAATGCTCATTTTGTAACCTACAGAGAGAAGCAGTCAGTGATTGTATACCATCTCTTGATTCTTCACAGTCAACACCAACGGAGGAGCTATCATCTCAGGGCCAGTCCAACACTGATAAGATTGAATGCCAAGCAGAAAATTACCTAAATGCACTCTTTCGAAAGAAAGATCTTCCTCAGAACTGTGATCCTAACATTCCCCTAGTTGCTCAGGAATTAATGAAAAAGATGATACGTCAGTTTGCAATTGAGTACATTTCAAAAAGTGGTAAAATTCAAGAGAATAGAAATGGTTCAATTGGACCAAGTCTTCTATGTAAAAGTATCCAAATGAATCAAGCAGAAAACTCCCTTCAGGAAGAGCAGGAAGGCCCCTTAGACCTCACTGTGAATCGAATGCAAGAACAAACTACTCAGCAAGGGGATGGAGTGTTAGATCTCTCTACAAAGAAAACCAGCATAAAATCTGAAGAGTCATCTATATGTGATCCTTCTTCTGAAAATTCAATGGCTGGTTCAACTGTTGATGCAAAATCAGAGGAAGCTACTAAAATGGAAAAAGGAAAATCAGCATTAAGCAAAGTTTTGGAATCTTTGTGCATACATCACCAGCAACAAGTTTTGGCTATGTTGAAATTTCTAGTCCAAGAGCAGAATGCTACTTCTCTTTGCTGTTGTAATACATCATGTGCTGTGTCTTCAGAATCTCAAAAGCCTCTATTTGAAGATGATTTACGTGGTCTGTTCTGTAGTTGTGAATATAGACTGGCAGAAAGAGGGTGTTTACCAAATGAAAGACAAAGCCCAGGTTTGGTGCCTCTGCCAGTCTGTATTAAGGAATTACATTGTTTATCTTGCCAAAGTGTAACTATTGAACACATTACAACAGTAATGAATAGAGGAATTGCAGATACTTACAATTCTCACAGGTGCTGTTCTGGACTGTTACCAAACATTCACTCTACAAAATCAGCCTTTCATGGTCCTCTTTTGTCAAGGGAAGTATGTGATCTTTCAGTCAATCTTAAAGATGTGTGTAGATCTCGAAGTCCCTCACCCCCACCGTTATCACCTGTGCAGACTGAAGGGTTTGAAAAACTAAAAGATGTCATCTCAGAGCTTTCAGCCTTAGAAAATAACAAACTTGAAACAAGTACTAACCAGCCCCCATCTCTAACACCAGCAGAAATAAGCAGCAACAAGGGTGACCATGAAGTCAAAatacataaaactaaaaaattcagTAACTCTGATTCTTTATTCTCGGATGCCAGTGGTAATTGTACTCCAAATTATGAAAAAGGTGAAACTGCTGTAATTTTTCAAGATTTAATGGATCAcattaatgaaaaattaaaatcaatagaAACCACAGATATTACAAATCTTGTAAAATTATCTAGCAATGATTGTAATACAGATAATGATTTTAAATTGGGAAATTTAATAACATCTCTCTTGCATAATGCAAAGGCCAGTGATTATAGTTTTATGGAATTACTCAGTCAACATGATAAAAaggtagaaaataaaattattcagACAAGATTTCGAAAGCATCAACAAACTTTACTTGCAATGGATAACTCTCCTGATTCACCAATCATTAGAAGGCAGTCTTTACAGATCAAAAGAGAACTTGCTAGTCTTGATGAAAATTTTATTAGgaaaaaatacaatgaaaaaaatTCAAGGAAATTGATGCACAATGATGAGATATTTTCATCAG is part of the Callospermophilus lateralis isolate mCalLat2 chromosome 1, mCalLat2.hap1, whole genome shotgun sequence genome and encodes:
- the LOC143641987 gene encoding ligand-dependent nuclear receptor corepressor-like protein, producing MDKGRERMAAAAAAAQCQSPRYAAERRGFRRELDSWRHRLMHCVDCEPEELTDWSMDEKCSFCNLQREAVSDCIPSLDSSQSTPTEELSSQGQSNTDKIECQAENYLNALFRKKDLPQNCDPNIPLVAQELMKKMIRQFAIEYISKSGKIQENRNGSIGPSLLCKSIQMNQAENSLQEEQEGPLDLTVNRMQEQTTQQGDGVLDLSTKKTSIKSEESSICDPSSENSMAGSTVDAKSEEATKMEKGKSALSKVLESLCIHHQQQVLAMLKFLVQEQNATSLCCCNTSCAVSSESQKPLFEDDLRELKPPSQQSTPAAVGKLTPAPSEVALDACLSDCILLDLNDS